DNA sequence from the Gordonia polyisoprenivorans genome:
GCCGACGAAGATCCGGTAATGCTCGGGTATTTCGACGTTGCGGCCGCTGAACGCCACCTTGGCGTCGGGCTCGGCGGGTTCGTCGGACTCCACCGTTCCCGGTGGGATGACGAACGCGGACTGGTTGTCGATGTCGTCGACCGCGGCGACCTTGGATTCGCGCTGGCCCTTGCGGTGGATGACAGATGACATGGAACTACCTCCTGGAAAGTGCTTTTCGACCTCGAGGTGCCGAACACGGGGTCCACCAATCACATGCGCCCAAGAGGAATGTCAAAGAAGTTGGCGCTCAATGATTTCGGATGGATCCTTCGATGTCGACTCAAGAATCGCAGAGCAGGAACCGAGTCAGTACCGACCGACGGTCGGCACCCATGTGCACTGGCCTCACCTCCCGGCGCGGAGCGGTTGTGCGCTCCTGCGATGACCAATCAACCTCTTGTACCTCTGACCGTAGTCGGATGTTCGCAGCGCGGCCACGTTTCTGATCAGTGCGTCACGTCGCGGTCACCGAAGTCGGGACCAACGGCCCACCCGGGAGCGCGACGACCGGCACTCCACAGACCCGAACCCGCCCACGGTGGCGACGGGCACACGCCCACGCGGACGGGACGTCCGAGAGATCCGATGCCACGCTCGACGGGTGAGCACACCCCCGTCCCGCCCGGTGGCCTCCCTCTTCTCGGTCCTCGCCACGGGCCTGGGACGGGTGGGCGTCGAGGGCGCCGACCTCGTCCTGCCGCGCACGTGCGGCGGTTGCGGGCGCCCCGGACGCGATTGGTGTCCCGACTGCGCGGCGAAGGTCGCCGACGCACCCCTCGAATTGCATCCGCGGGTGTCCATCGGGCTCCCGGTGTGGTCGGTGGGCCGCTACCGGGGACCGTTGCGCGCCTCGATCATCGCGATGAAAGAACACGGGCGGCGTGACCTCGTCACACCTCTCGGACGGGCGCTGGCCGACACGGTGATCACGCTGGCGCGCTGGGGCGAGCTGCCCGACGCCGCGCGGCTGCATCTGATCCCGGCACCGACCCGCCCACTCGCGGCCCGGCGTCGGGGCGGCGACCCGGTGACGGCCGTCGCCGGCGTCGCCGCCGCACATCTGGGCCCCCGCACCCGGGTGCGGCCATTGCTGACCACGGCGATGACCACCCGCGACTCGTCGGGGCTCGACGCGCGCGAGCGGCGCGCGAACCTCCGCGGCAGCATCCGACTGCGAGCCGATGCGCACTGTCCTGCGGGTGCGGCGATCCTCGTCGACGACGTACTCACCACCGGCGCCACGGCCGCCGAATCGGTGCGGGTGTGCCGCACCCACGGAATCGGGATCGGCGCGGTCGTGGTCCTCGCCGGGGCCTGAAATACCCTGCGTCACAACAGCGGTCGCGTCAGGGGATGACCGGGATGGTCCCCGGTGTCATCGCCGGTTCGACCTCGGTCCAGTACTCGTCGGCCTGACCGTTGGTGCTGCCGAGACGCAACACACCACGCTGGTCGGCGATGTAGACGGTCGTCGGGTTGGCGACGACCGCGGTGACTGGGGGCGAGACATTGCCGCTGAGCAGGCCGACGGCCGGGGTCCCGCTGATCGACACCTGCACCACCGGGGAGTCGGTCGCGTCCCGGGCGACCATCACGGTGGTCGGCGACGCCCAGTCCAGCGAGACCGCGCGGTTTCCGATGTTGTAGGCGGCGATCATCGGCTGCGCGAGCGTGAGTTGCCCGTCGGCGTTGGTCGCGAGCACCGCGAACACCACCTGCCCGGACACGATCATCGCGACCCGCACCCCGTCGGGGGCGACCTGCAACTCGGTGATCGGCCCGCGCACCAGTGCGGCGACCGCTCCGGCGTCGATCTCGGCGATGCGGGCACCGCCGGGATCGTTGCCGATCCACTCGACGGGCCGCCCGTCGACGACGGCCCAGACCAGCTCGTTCTCCGGGCCGAAGGACGGGCGGGTGATCGACAAGCCGGAGGTGATCGTCGTCGGCGACCCGCCGTAGTCGCCGACCGCCAGGTTCAGCCTCGGGTCGGGGCCGCCGGCGGCGAGCACCGCGGCCACCCGCGATCCGTCCGGAGAGATCGACGCCGACCGTACCGAGGTTCCGGCGCCGAGCGAACCCGATACCGGCACGGTGCCGTTGTCGATGACCCGCGACATCGCTCCATTGCGAATGATGTTGAGCCCCACGGCCGATGTCGGCGGCACGTTCGGATCGAAGGACCGCACGTCGGTCGTCTGCCAGCCCGCGGCCCGGTCGCCGACCAGCGGTGCACCGTCGGCGTTGATCACGTACGGGCCGCCGATGTCGGCTCCGCTGAGGGTCCAGATGATCTGCGCGGCGAGCAGCGTGCGATCCCGGGTGGACGGACTGCCGATGCCGGTCAGTTCGACGCGCACCCCTCCCCCGGCCACCGGTGTGACCGGACCCCGCAACGCCGACCCACTCGGAAAACCGGAATCGACCGCGGCGGCCAGGTCGTCGGCCGGCCCGTCGATGAGGGTGTTCACCAGCGTCGTCGGGTCCGAATCGGTACCGCCGTAGAGCCACCTCGGGTCCGGCACGAGGTGCGATCGCGTCCGGTCGGTGTAGTACACCGACACCGAGCGATAGCTGACCTCGAACTGGTTGCGGTCGATCATCGTTCGATCGGGCAGGGTGCCGTCGATGCGCCACTGATTGCCCACCCGCGCCAGCGTCAGGGTGGTCTCCACCTGACCGGTCGCCGGCAGCAGATGACCGTCGGGCTTAAGGACGCCCACGTTGTCGCCGACGAGGCGCATCCTCACAGCGGTCGGGCTGCGCTGGTCGACGTAGGTGTTGATGTCGTCGAGGATGATCGCGTCACCGCGCTCGTCCCATTGCGCCGCGGTCACCGGGGCAAGGAATTTGCGGGCCGCGGCGTGCGCGTCGGAGGGTGCCGCGGTGGCTTTCAGGTACGCGCGCACCAGCGCCTCGGGGTCCATGTCGGGCTGGGGCGCCGGCACCGCGTTGGTCGGTCCCTCGCGGGCGAAGGAACTGATCGGTTGCGGCAGCGAATCGTCGGGGATACCGCCACAGGCCGCGAGCAGGGCCGCGACGATGCACAGGACCGGCGCCAGCAGGCGCCATCTCGCCCCGACCGATCTCGTCCCGGCCGGCCGATGTTCACTCACCACCGACGGCCCCCTCGACGCGGGCGGGTTTGGCGACGCTCTTGACCTTGCTCGTGCCGACTGGTTTGAGGGGCAACGGCGAGCCGAGCACCTTGTGTCCGCGCACCAGGGGCAGGGTCAGCCGGAAGCACGCGCCCTGGCCGGGTTCGCCCCACGCCTCGAGCCGGCCCTGATGCAGCCGGGCGTCCTCGATGCTGATCGCCAGGCCCAGCCCGGTGCCGCCGGACCGGCGGAATCTCGACGGATCGGAGCGCCAGAAGCGGTTGAACACCAACTTCTCCTCTCCTGGACGAAGGCCGATGCCCTGATCGCGTACCGTGATCGCCACGGCGTCGCCGTCGGAGCGCATCGACAATGTCACGGGTTTGCGTTCGCCGTGGTCGATCGCGTTGGCCAGCAGGTTGCGCAGAATGCGTTCGACCCGGCGCGGGTCGATCTCGGCGAGGACCGGCTCGGCCGGGAGATCGAGGATCAGTTCGGTACCGGTCTCCTCGGCCAGGCGCGACACCGTCGAGAGCGCGGCGTCGATCGGGATCGCCATGTCCATTCGTTCGGCGGCCAGCTCGGCCATGCCCGCGTCGTGTCGGGAGATCTCCAACAGCTCGTTGAGCAGCGTCTCGAAGCGGTCGAGTTCCTTGTCCAGCAGTTCCACGGATCTGCGGCGCACCGGATCGAGCTCGTCGCGGCCCTCGTAGAGCACGTCACTGGCCATCCGGACGGTGGTCAGCGGCGTCCGCAACTCGTGGCTGACGTCGGAGGTGAACTGCCGCTGCAACCCGCCGAACTCCTCGAGGTGGGTGATCTGCTTGGACAGGCTCTCGGCCATGTCGTTGAACGACATGGCCAGCCGTGCCATGTCGTCCTCACCGCGGACCGGCATGCGTTCCTTGAGTCGACCGTCGGCGAATCGGACGGCGATCCTCGACGCCGAGCGCACCGGGATGACCACCTGTCTCGACACCAGCCAGGCGATCGCCGCCAGCAGGCCGAGCAACACCACACCACCGGTCAGCAAGGTGCCGCGAACCAGGTCGACGGTGCTGTTCTCGGTGGTCGACGGGACGACGAGGTACAACTCGAGCCCCGGCACGGAGGCATTGGTGGGTGAGCCGATGATGAGCGCGGGTTCCTGGCCGCCGGTCGAGTTGGCCACCGAGGAGTACTGGTAGGCGATCTGACCGCCCTGCACCATGTCGCGCAGGTTCCGAGGGATCTCGGAGACCGGTCCGACGCCGGTCGAGCTACCGTCGGCGCCGGTACCGGGCACCAGCAGCACGGTGTCGAAGGTGCCGACGTTGCCCGACGACTGCCCGCTGTCGATGTCCCGGTCGGTGAGCAACGACCGGGTCTGGCGCAGCCGATTCTGCACCGACATGTTGCCGTCGCCGCTGGCGAGATCGCGTTCCACCGATATGCGGGCGCGCTCGATCTCCTCGGTCGCCGCAGTCAGTTTCACGTCGAGCAACCGGTCGGTGATCTGACTCATCAGCACGAATCCGAGGATCAGGAGCACGACGAAAGACAGCACCAACGTCGAGACCACGACCCGCAATTGCAGCGAGCGCCGCCAGATCCGGCCGAAGACCGAAGCTATCGCGCTCGCCGTGCGGGTGAGCCGTCCGAAGGTGCTGTTGACGCGTCGTCTGTTGCGACCGATCACGGCGGGCCGGCCTTGTAGCCGACCCCCCTCACCGTCAGAACGACCTCCGGGTTCTCCGGGTCGGTCTCGACTTTCGCGCGTAACCGCTGAACATGCACGTTGACGAGTCTAGTGTCGGCCGGGTGCCGATAACCCCACACCTGCTCGAGCAGGACGTCGCGGGTGAACACCTGTCGGGGCTTGCGGGCCAGCGCGACGAGCAGGTCGAACTCGAGCGGCGTCAAGGAGATCGGAACGCCGTCGCGGGTGACCTTGTGCGCGGGAACGTCGATCTCGACCGGCCCGATCGACAGCAGTTCCGCGGGCTCTTCGTCGGTGCGGCGCAGTCGAGCACGCACCCGGGCGACGAGTTCCTTGGGCTTGAAGGGTTTGACCATGTAGTCGTCGGCGCCCGACTCCAGACCGAGCACCACATCGACGGTGTCGGACTTGGCGGTCAGCATCACGATCGGAACCCCGGAGTCGGCCCGCAGTACCCGGCAGACGTCGATACCGTTCATTCCCGGCAACATCAGGTCGAGCAACACCAGATCGGGGCGGATCTCGCGGACAGCGGTCAACGCCTGGGTCCCATCACCCACCACGAACGGCTCGAACCCCTCGCCGCGCAACACGATCGTGAGCATCTCGGCGAGCGCGGCATCATCATCGACGACGAGGATCCGTGGCTTCATGAAGACAATGGTGACACTGTTGTGACCATCCGGCCGTGATCGACGCGCCGCGCGTTCGTGACGCCCGAGCGCCGACGGTCGGCACCGTCCGGGCAGAGTGGTCACGCGGACACGCGGTGCCGACGCCGATGTCGCAGCCGCACAGGCAACCGGTCAATCACACAGGAGCACAAGGTGGGTCGACTCATCGCCGTCGAGGGACTCGACGGCGCCGGTAAGAACACGCTGGTCACCGGACTGGTTCAGCGATGGCGCGAGCGGGGTGTCGCCGTGGCCACGGTCACCTTCCCGCGCTATCACCAGTCGTTGTTCGCCGATATCGCGGCCGAGGCACTCCACGGCGAGCACGGGGATCTACGCGAGAGCGTGTATGCGATGGCCCTGCTGTTCGCACTCGACCGATCGGCGGCGGCCCCGGACATCCGGGCCGCGATCGACAGCAACGACATCGTCGTCGCCGACCGCTATGTCGCGTCGAACGCCGCCTACAGTGCCGCGCGTCTCGCGCAACCCGCCGACGGTGAGGTGGTCCGATGGGTGCACGACCTCGAATTCGGGCGCCTCGACCTCCCCCGACCCGACCACACCCTGTTCCTCGCCGTGGCGGCCGACGTCGCGATGAGTCGCGCGCAGGCGCGGTCGGCCGGCGACCCGACACGCCCCCGCGATCACTACGAGCGCGATGCGGATCTGCAACGCCGCGTCGATGCCACGTATCGCGAGCTGGCCCGGTCGGAGTGGGCCTCGCCGTGGACGGAGGTCGCCGACGCGGCCCCGGAGGCACTGATCGACCTGCTCGGCTGAGGGTCGACGACCCGAATGACGCGCGCCGACGCCGCCGCACGCGGTCCGATAGCCTGGCTGCACCCACGTCGCGAGGAAGACTTATGACCTATCCGCCGCCCCATGGTGGCGATGCATCACGGGAACCCGCGCAGACGGCACCCACGCCCGAGGAGTCCGCCGGCCCGGCCACTCCCGGTGCGGGACCGGCTCCGACGCCCGCGCAGATGCCGACCCGCACGATGACGACCCACCCGATGACCGCCGACCCGGTGACCACCCAGGGTGCCGAAGGAGCCGGCGGACAGGCTCCGCCACCGCAGGCACCGTCACCGTCACCGGCGCCCGGACCGGCCGCATTCCCACCGGCACCGCCGTCGCAACCCTTTGCGGCCCAACCCTCGGTCGCCCAACCGTTTTCACCTCCATTGCCACCTCCGTACCAGCAGGCACCGGCTCAGCCGTTGCCGCCTCACTCGGTGCCGCCTCACTCGGTGCCCGGTGCGTACGGTCCGCCTGCGAGCCCGGGATTCCCGACGGGTGGCCATCCCGGTGGCGGTTTCGGGCCCGCCGGTCCGATCGGGCCCGGTGGCGGCTTCGGGCCGGGTATGTCCGGTGGCGGGCAACGTCCGCCGGGTGGCCCGCGTAACACCGGCGCGCTCGTCGCCATCGGCGCCGGCGTGCTCACGGTCGTCGTGATCGTGGCACTCGCGGTGACGTTGATCGTGGTCAACACCGGCAGCAGCACCGACACCACGGTCGCCACCGGCGCGCCGTCGACCGCTCCGTCCACACCTGACGGCGGGGGCGCGAGCACCGCACCCGACACCCCGACCCAGTCCGCCCCGGACACCGACGGCACGTCCGCGGTCGACCCGACGACCGCGTATGCCATCGCCGACGCGATGCAGCGCTACATCGCCGCGGCCAACGCCCGCAACGTCGCCGGGATGCAGGCCGCGGTCTGCAGCGCGGCGCGATCGTCGGTGCAGGCGCCGACCCAGCAGGGCAATCTGGTGCTCGAACAACTGCGGGTGAACTCCGTCAATGGCGACACGGCACAGTCGACGATCCAGACCCACATCGAGGTGGGATCGCAACGCAGCAGCAGCCAGCAGGCCTCGGTGAGTTTCGAACGCGAGAACTCGTCCTGGTACTACTGCCCGGGCGCCGAGCCTGCCATCACCGCCTGAGGACACCGAGAACCCGATACTGACGAATAGCGAAAAACGCTGCCCCGCTCGATGTGTCGAGCGGGGCAGCGTTCGTCGAGATGGGTGCGCCTCAGTAGCGGTAGTGCTCGGGCTTGTAGGGGCCCTCGACGTCGACGTTGATGTACTCGGCCTGCTCCTTGGTGAGCTTGGTCAGCGTGCCGCCGAGCGCCTCGACGTGGATCTTGGCGACCTTCTCATCGAGATGCTTGGGCAGCCGGTAGACCTCGTTGTCGTACTCGTCGTTCTTGGTCCACAGTTCGATCTGCGCGATGACCTGGTTGGAGAAGCTGTTGCTCATCACGAACGACGGATGACCGGTCGCATTGCCGAGATTGAGCAGCCGACCCTCGCTCAGCACGATGATCGAGTGGCCGTCGTCGAAGATCCACTGATCGACCTGCGGCTTGACGTTGATCCGCTTGGCGCCGCAACGCTCGAGACCCGCCATGTCGATCTCGTTGTCGAAGTGCCCGATGTTGCCCAGGATCGCCTGGTTCTTCATCTGCTTCATGTGCTCGAGCAGGATGATGTCCTTGTTACCGGTTGAGGTGATGACGATGTCGGCCCCGGAGATCGCGTCCTCGACGGTGACCACGTCGAAGCCGTCCATCAGCGCCTGTAGGGCGTTGATCGGGTCGATCTCGGTGACCTGGACGCGTGCGCCCTGCCCGGCCAGCGATTCCGCGCAGCCCTTGCCGACGTCGCCGTACCCGCAGATCAAGACCTTCTTGCCACCGATGAGGACGTCGGTACCGCGGTTGATGCCGTCGATGAGCGAGTGGCGGGTGCCGTACTTGTTGTCGAATTTCGACTTGGTGACCGAGTCGTTGACGTTGATCGCCGGGAACGCCAGGTCGCCGGCGGCGGCGAACTGGTAGAGCCGCAACACACCGGTGGTCGTCTCCTCGGTGACGCCCTTGACCGACTCGGCGACCTTCGACCACTTGGTCTTGTCGGCCTCGAAACTCGACCGCAGCAGGTCCAGGAAGACCTTGTACTCGGCGGAATCGTTCTCGTCGGCGGGCGGAACGACCCCGGCCTTCTCGAATTCGGCACCTCGCAGCACCAGCATGGTGGCATCGCCGCCGTCGTCGAGGATCATGTTGGCGGGTTCGTCGGGCCAGGTGAGCATCTGCTCGGCAGCCCACCAGTACTCTTCGAGCGTTTCGCCCTTCCACGCGAACACCGGGACGCCCTTGGGCTCGTCGGGGGTGCCGTGCGGACCGACGACGATTGCGGCGGCGGCGTGGTCCTGGGTGGAGAAGATGTTGCACGAGGCCCACCGGACCTGCGCACCGAGCGACACGAGTGTCTCGATGAGCACCGCGGTCTGGATGGTCATGTGCAGCGACCCCGAGATCCGTGCGCCCTTGAGCGGGGCGACCTCGGCGTATTCGCGCCGCAGCGACATCAGGCCGGGCATCTCGTGTTCGGCGAGTTCGATCTCCTTGCGGCCGAAGTCGGCCAGCGAGAGATCGGCAACCTTGAAGTCGATGCCGTTGATGGAGTCTGCCTGCGGTGCGTCGTTCTGCACCATGGTCATCTGGTCCCCTTCGGAGTCGGTGTGGCTCATCGCGTGTCCCGCCGGGCGCAGGGTGCGCCCACCGGGACACGACGAAGAGATCTGAGGACCAGGCTATCCGACACCGTCAGCGGGCCGCGGGGCGTGGGCGTCGAGGGCCGCGTGCCACGCCACCGGGTGCCCCTCCCCCCGGGCAGATCACTCCTTGGACAGGTCGGGACCTCCGGACGCCGCGGCACCCGCGGCGACGGTGTCGACGCCCTCAACCTCGCCGCGTTCACGTTTGCCGACCATCGAGTGGCGCATGCCGTACAGGAAGTAGACGGCCACCCCGATCACCATCCAGATGACGAACCGAATCCAGGTCAGCGCCGACAGATTCAGCATCAACCAGATGCAGGCCAGGATGGCCAGGACCGGGATGATCGGTCCGCCGGGAACGGTGAAGCCGCGATCGAGATCCGGCCGGGTGCGGCGCAGGATCATAACGCCCGCCGCCACGACGATGAACGCGAACAGCGTCCCGACGTTGACCATCTCCTCCAGTTTGTCGATCGGGAAGAAGCCGGCGACGATGAACACCACCAGTCCGATCAGCAGGGTGAGCCGGGCCGGGGTACCGAAACGCGGATGCGTCTTGGCCAGACCGCGGGGCAGCAGCCCGTCGCGGCACATCGCGAACAACACCCGCGACTGGCCGAGCATCAGGACCATCACGACGGTCGTCAGACCGGCGAGAGCGCCGATGGCAATGGTCTTCTCCGCCCACGTCACCCCGTTGAGCGCGAACGCCGTGGCCAGGTTCTTGGGTTTGCCGTCACCGGCGCTGGTGGCGAGCTGGGTGTAGCTGACCATTCCGGTCACCACGATGGTCACCAGGACGTAGAGGACGGTGACGATCGCCAGCGATCCGAGGATTCCGCGGGGAACGTCGCGGCGCGGGTTGCGGGTTTCCTCGGCGGTGGTGGCGACCACGTCGAATCCGATGAACGCGAAGAAGACGATCGATGCCGCCGCCAGTACCCCGTACCAGCCGTAGGAGCTCTCGCCGCCGCCGGTGATCAACGAGAACAGCGACGAGTCGACCGACTTCTCGGCGCCGGCACCGCTTTCCGAGGGCGGGATGAAGGGGCTGAAGTTGGCGGACTTGACGTAGAAGAACCCGACGACGATCACCAGCAGCACCACGGCCACCTTGATGGCCGTGATGACGGCGCTGACCCGTGAGGAGAGTTTGGTGCCGAGTACCAGCAGTGCGGTCACCACGGCGACGATGATCATCGCTCCCCAGTCGATCGTCACCGACCCGACATCGGCTGTGCCGCCGGAAAATCCGAACACGCTGCCCAGGTAGGACGACCAGCCCTTGGACACCACCGAGGCGCCCACCGCGAACTCCAGGATCAGATCCCAGCCGAGAATCCACGCGAGGAACTCGCCGAAGGTCGCATAGCCGAAGGTGTATGCCGATCCGGCGACCGGCACGGTCGAGGCGAATTCGGCATAACACAGGGCGGCCAGGGCGCAGGCGATGGCGGCCATGATGAATGACAGTGAGATGGCCGGGCCGGCCTTGTTGCCCGCGGTGGTCGCGGTGATGGTGAAGATACCTGCGCCGATGACCACCGACACCCCGAAGACCATCAGGTCCCATGAGGTCAGGTTCTTGCGCAGTTGGTGTCCGGGCTCGTCGGTGTCGGCCATGGATTGCTCGACGGACTTGACCCGGGTCAGCGGGTTGGCCATTCGCCTCGACCTCTCTTTGTTGGTGCAGCCGTGTGCGGTTCGAGCCGATCGGCGAGAACGACCACCACGGTGCCGACTGGTTGCGGTGGGCTAGACGCTAATCGACGCGATCACGACTTACCGGGATTTCGGTGCGGATCGGGCCGGCGGATCGCTGCGGTCGATGTCGGGTTCGAGGTAGATGATGCGGGCCTGCGGTACCGCGGCACGCACCCTGGTCTCGGCGGCGTCGATGGTTCGGGCCACGGTCTGCAGGTCGGCGTTCGGCGGCATCGCGATCTTCGCGGCCACCAGCATCTCCTCCGGGCCGAGGTACTGGGTCTTGATGTGGATGACACGGTCGACGCCGTCGGTGGCGAGCGCTGCCATGATCGCGGACTCCTCGGATTCGGTGGCGCCCTCCCCGATCAGCAGGCTCTTCATCTCCACGATGAGCACGATCGCGATGACCCCCAGCAACACCCCGATGCAGACCGTCCCGATGCCGTCCCAGATCGCATCCCCGGTCGCCATCGTCAAGCCGACGCCGCCGAGGGCGAGGACGAGACCGATGAGGGCTCCGCTGTCCTCGAGCAGGACGACGGGCAGTTCGGGGTTGCGCGAGTTGCGGATGAACCGCCACCAGCTCGCCGACCCCTTCAACGGCCGCGACTCGCGGAATGCGGTGGCGAAGCTGTAGCTCTCCAGGCAGATCGCGACGAGCAGGATGACAACCGCGACGAGCGGCGACTCGAGCCCGTGGTCGTGGGCGTGAATGATCTTCTCGACACCCTCGTAGAGCGCGAAAAGCGAACCGAGAGCGAAGATCACGAGCGCGACGATGAACGAGTAGAAGTATCGGTCGCGTCCGTACCCGAAAGGATGCAGCCGATCGGCCCTGCGGGCGGCTCGTCGTTGCCCGAGTAGCAATAGACCCTGGTTGGCGGTGTCGGCGACCGAGTGCACGCCCTCGGCGAGCATCGACGACGAGCCGGTGACGGCGAAACCGACGAACTTGGCGATCGCTATACCGGCATTGGCGGCCAGGGCGGCGACGATCGCTTTCTTGGAACCTTCGGCGGACACGAGCTGATCCTCCCATTCGCCGGGAACCCGGCACGACGTGCGAACATCGCGAACTCTAGGGCATCACCGCCCGCGGTGACACCACCATCGACACGGCCGAGATCACCGGCGCCGACGGGCACCTTCGGTGCCGGAGCCCCCGCGGCACCGAAGGTGTGGGCCGGGCCGGTCTCGGAGGGCTAGACCAGCCCGCCGAAGCCGCGTGCGATCGAGGTGTCGGTCTCGTTCATCACCGTCCGCGCATTGGTGACGCCGCGCTGGATGCCGAGCAGCTGGTCGCGGGCCTGGGTGAACACGCGGTCCCAGTTCTGCTGGGCGGCGTCGTAGGCCTGCTTCGCATCGGGCGAACGCCAGTTGCCATCGAGCGCGGCGACTTGCGATTTCAGTTGGGACGCCAGTTCTTCGAGGCGGCCGAACTGGGCGTTCAGTCCCCCTTCGAGGTCGCCGAGGGCGCCGAAGTCGTACTTGATTCTCCCGGACATGGGAAGTCCTTTCGGTCAGATGAGGTCGTGATCAGATATGCCGAGCCCGGTAGTGGTCGAGCCCGGTAGTGGTCGAGCTCGGTAATGGTCGAGCACAGCGGTGGTCGAGCACAGCGGTGGTCGAGCTCAGCGGTGGTCGACGAGGTCGGTGGCGGGGTTGCGCCGGTGCGACCGGGCCTACAGACGCAGCGGCCCCTCGGCACCG
Encoded proteins:
- a CDS encoding WXG100 family type VII secretion target, with translation MSGRIKYDFGALGDLEGGLNAQFGRLEELASQLKSQVAALDGNWRSPDAKQAYDAAQQNWDRVFTQARDQLLGIQRGVTNARTVMNETDTSIARGFGGLV